The Acinetobacter sp. GSS19 genome includes a region encoding these proteins:
- a CDS encoding ABC transporter ATP-binding protein, which yields MTDALTLRDLCKTYRNGFQALKGINLTVPEGEFYALLGPNGAGKSTTISIISSLTKKTSGTVEIFGHNLDTHPSQAKQCLGVVPQEFNFGHFEKTFDILVTQAGYYGIPKKIAEQRAEHYLEKLGLWEKRNIQARMLSGGMKRRLMIARAMMHEPKLLILDEPTAGVDIELRRSMWDFLTEMNEQGTSIILTTHYLEEAEMLCRRIAIIDRGVIKEDTSMKNFLNQLTEESFIFDLAAPIETPQLNIIGVKFNLLDPVTLEVTMDKAHSMNELFQLLEAQNIQVRSMRNKSNRLEELFVKMVEKNLEGTSA from the coding sequence ATGACGGATGCATTGACGCTAAGGGATTTGTGCAAGACTTATCGAAATGGTTTTCAGGCTTTAAAAGGCATTAACTTAACCGTGCCTGAGGGCGAATTCTACGCGCTTCTGGGGCCGAATGGTGCCGGCAAATCAACAACGATCAGCATCATCAGTTCGCTCACGAAGAAGACTTCTGGAACCGTTGAAATCTTTGGGCATAATCTGGATACCCATCCTTCACAAGCCAAGCAATGCCTCGGGGTTGTACCTCAGGAATTCAACTTCGGTCATTTTGAAAAAACCTTTGATATTCTAGTGACTCAAGCCGGTTATTACGGTATTCCGAAAAAGATTGCCGAACAACGTGCTGAACATTATCTGGAAAAGCTCGGTTTATGGGAAAAGCGTAATATTCAAGCCCGTATGCTGTCGGGAGGAATGAAACGGCGCCTGATGATCGCACGTGCCATGATGCATGAACCCAAGCTACTGATTCTGGATGAGCCAACAGCTGGCGTCGATATTGAATTACGCCGTTCGATGTGGGACTTTCTGACCGAGATGAACGAACAAGGAACTTCAATCATCCTGACCACACATTATCTGGAAGAAGCGGAAATGCTGTGTCGTCGCATTGCGATCATTGATCGTGGAGTGATTAAAGAAGACACCAGCATGAAAAATTTCCTGAATCAACTCACTGAGGAATCATTCATTTTTGATTTGGCTGCGCCGATTGAAACCCCACAACTGAATATTATCGGGGTGAAATTCAATCTGCTTGATCCGGTCACGCTCGAAGTTACCATGGACAAAGCCCATAGTATGAATGAACTGTTCCAGTTACTCGAAGCTCAGAATATTCAGGTACGTAGTATGCGTAACAAATCCAACCGTCTCGAAGAACTGTTTGTGAAAATGGTGGAGAAAAATCTGGAAGGAACTTCGGCATGA
- a CDS encoding acyltransferase family protein: MRSQPQHEKKYRRDIDALRAIAVLSVVIYHFSKDWLPGGFVGVDVFFVISGFLISGILIPAIAEQRFSFSDFYLRRIRRIIPATLFCVGVTVAVCSAFYTPTDGLLVAKSGLAALFSVSNLYFLQGIRTDYFAPTSDTLPLLHTWSLGVEEQFYLIWPLLIFVLAKMKRLGWLWLCTILLALWSFALSEYYLKLNPSFSYYMLPARAGELLVGTLAYLLSTQLKKVPLVIYHLASVFGLGLIAYASITFDKSMNFPGWSALIPTFGAALFILAGTHEKNRINAGLAIQPVVFVGLISFSLYLWHWPVLAFMRYAYAEMNPQLAVISLLLIVMLTLFSYYAVEKPFRNPTQLNKSYWLIAMVFTAVIALSVWVIQQQGTLQVQGTQQFSEKMQQLAPNLLPANAYTFNCQMAVFDEQVFEQTHCKIGKSTPPNFLVIGDSNAAHYVGYLKKIVETWGGSFQNYTHSACAPFAENVIGTYAAANQVTSCQSYNRKIRAVAAQYKTLFIGGSWNNYLTLAGEQQFRQDLENMLRDFSQSGQQVILASKVPVFPTYDLQCQEKSIRMPFIQCGKREGYPFKAEQKANQILVELASHYPNVQVLSLRERICSNGFCSPYLHNKPLYFDANHLSMEGSILIAEADLRDHRVPAYLLQALVHP; this comes from the coding sequence ATGAGAAGTCAGCCCCAGCACGAGAAAAAATATCGTCGTGATATTGATGCCTTGCGTGCGATTGCCGTGTTAAGTGTGGTGATTTATCACTTTTCTAAAGATTGGCTGCCTGGGGGCTTTGTCGGGGTTGATGTCTTTTTTGTCATCTCAGGTTTTTTGATCAGCGGCATCCTGATTCCCGCGATTGCAGAGCAGCGCTTTAGTTTTAGCGACTTTTATTTGCGCCGTATTCGACGGATTATTCCAGCTACCTTATTTTGTGTTGGCGTCACGGTTGCCGTCTGTAGTGCCTTTTATACGCCCACGGATGGGTTGTTGGTCGCCAAATCTGGATTAGCTGCCTTATTTTCGGTGTCCAATCTGTATTTTTTACAGGGAATTCGAACCGATTATTTCGCGCCAACCTCAGATACGCTGCCTTTATTGCATACCTGGTCGCTGGGCGTGGAGGAACAGTTTTATCTGATCTGGCCATTGTTGATTTTTGTGCTGGCAAAAATGAAGCGTCTTGGCTGGTTGTGGCTGTGTACGATTTTACTTGCTTTATGGTCTTTTGCTTTAAGTGAATATTATCTCAAGCTTAATCCGTCCTTTTCCTATTATATGTTGCCGGCGAGAGCCGGAGAACTGTTGGTCGGAACGCTAGCATACCTGCTTTCTACTCAGCTGAAAAAAGTACCTTTAGTCATTTATCATTTGGCCTCCGTATTTGGCTTGGGGCTGATTGCTTACGCAAGTATCACGTTTGATAAATCGATGAATTTCCCAGGCTGGAGTGCCTTGATTCCCACCTTCGGTGCTGCCTTGTTTATCTTGGCTGGGACGCATGAAAAGAACCGGATCAACGCTGGACTTGCGATTCAGCCCGTGGTTTTTGTTGGTCTGATTTCATTTTCACTGTATTTGTGGCATTGGCCGGTGTTGGCATTTATGCGCTATGCCTATGCTGAGATGAATCCCCAACTCGCGGTAATCAGTCTGCTGTTGATTGTCATGCTGACGTTATTTTCTTATTACGCGGTGGAAAAGCCGTTTAGGAATCCAACCCAGTTAAACAAGAGTTACTGGCTGATCGCAATGGTTTTTACTGCTGTCATTGCGTTATCTGTTTGGGTAATTCAGCAACAGGGAACTTTGCAGGTTCAGGGGACTCAGCAATTTAGTGAAAAAATGCAGCAATTAGCACCTAATTTATTGCCTGCCAATGCCTACACTTTTAATTGCCAGATGGCTGTATTTGATGAGCAGGTCTTCGAGCAGACACACTGTAAAATTGGAAAGTCTACACCGCCCAATTTTCTGGTGATCGGAGATTCTAATGCGGCGCATTATGTGGGTTATCTGAAAAAAATTGTGGAAACTTGGGGTGGTTCATTTCAAAACTATACGCATAGTGCTTGTGCGCCATTTGCAGAGAACGTCATCGGTACTTATGCTGCAGCGAATCAGGTCACGAGTTGTCAGTCTTATAACCGAAAAATTCGGGCAGTTGCAGCTCAATACAAGACCTTATTTATTGGGGGAAGCTGGAATAATTATTTGACTCTGGCGGGTGAACAGCAATTTAGACAAGATTTGGAAAATATGCTGCGTGATTTTTCCCAGTCTGGCCAGCAGGTCATTCTGGCGAGTAAAGTCCCAGTTTTCCCGACGTATGATCTTCAATGCCAAGAAAAAAGTATCCGCATGCCCTTTATTCAATGTGGCAAGCGCGAAGGCTATCCATTCAAAGCTGAACAGAAAGCCAATCAGATCCTTGTAGAATTGGCCTCACATTATCCGAATGTGCAGGTTTTGAGTCTGCGTGAACGCATTTGCTCAAATGGTTTTTGTTCGCCATATCTCCACAATAAACCCTTATATTTCGATGCCAATCATTTAAGTATGGAAGGCTCGATTCTGATCGCTGAAGCTGATCTTAGGGATCACCGTGTACCCGCTTACTTATTACAGGCGCTTGTCCATCCGTAA
- the glyA gene encoding serine hydroxymethyltransferase: protein MFANISISEFDPELAQAIAAEGERQEAHIELIASENYCSPAVMEAQGSKLTNKYAEGYPGKRYYGGCEYVDVIEQLAIDRAKELFGADYANVQPHAGSQANSAVYLALLNPGDTVLGMSLAHGGHLTHGAKVSFSGKTYNAVQYGLNPETGEIDYEEVERLALEHKPRMIVAGFSAYSRVVDWQRFRDIADKVGAYLFVDMAHVAGLVAAGVYPNPVQIADVTTTTTHKTLRGPRSGLILAKANEEIEKKLQSAVFPGNQGGPLMHAIAAKAICFKEAMSDDFKAYQQQVVKNAQTMAQVFIDRGYDVVSGGTSNHLFLLSLIKQDITGKDADAWLGAAHITVNKNSVPNDPRSPFVTSGIRVGTPAVTTRGFGEAEVRELAGWMADILDSKGDEAVIAAVKAKVEAVCAKFPVYAK, encoded by the coding sequence ATGTTTGCCAATATCTCTATTTCTGAATTTGATCCAGAATTAGCTCAAGCCATTGCTGCTGAAGGTGAGCGCCAAGAAGCGCACATCGAGCTAATTGCATCTGAAAACTACTGCTCACCAGCAGTGATGGAAGCTCAAGGATCAAAACTCACTAACAAATATGCAGAAGGCTATCCTGGTAAACGCTACTATGGCGGTTGCGAATATGTAGATGTTATTGAGCAATTGGCGATTGACCGTGCAAAAGAACTTTTTGGTGCGGATTACGCAAACGTACAACCACATGCGGGTTCTCAAGCGAACTCTGCTGTTTACCTTGCGCTTTTAAATCCGGGCGATACTGTTTTGGGTATGAGCTTGGCACACGGTGGTCACTTGACTCACGGTGCAAAAGTCAGCTTCTCTGGTAAAACTTATAACGCTGTTCAATACGGTTTAAACCCTGAAACTGGCGAAATCGACTACGAAGAAGTTGAACGTCTTGCACTTGAGCACAAGCCACGCATGATCGTTGCTGGTTTCTCTGCTTACAGCCGTGTTGTTGATTGGCAACGTTTCCGTGATATAGCGGATAAAGTAGGTGCTTACCTATTTGTAGATATGGCACACGTTGCTGGTTTGGTGGCAGCTGGCGTTTATCCAAACCCAGTACAAATCGCTGATGTAACCACAACAACGACTCACAAAACTCTTCGTGGCCCACGTTCTGGTTTAATCCTTGCGAAAGCTAACGAAGAAATCGAGAAGAAATTACAATCTGCAGTATTCCCAGGCAACCAAGGTGGTCCTTTGATGCACGCGATTGCAGCAAAAGCTATCTGCTTCAAAGAAGCAATGTCTGATGATTTCAAAGCTTACCAACAACAGGTTGTGAAAAACGCGCAAACTATGGCGCAAGTTTTCATTGACCGTGGTTATGATGTTGTTTCTGGTGGTACTTCTAACCACTTGTTCTTGTTATCTCTAATCAAGCAAGACATTACGGGTAAAGATGCTGATGCATGGTTAGGTGCAGCACATATCACTGTCAATAAAAACTCTGTACCAAACGATCCACGCTCTCCATTTGTGACTTCTGGTATCCGTGTAGGTACACCGGCAGTAACTACTCGTGGCTTTGGTGAAGCGGAAGTGCGTGAACTTGCAGGCTGGATGGCAGATATCCTAGACAGCAAAGGTGACGAAGCTGTGATTGCTGCTGTAAAAGCAAAAGTTGAAGCAGTTTGTGCAAAATTCCCTGTTTATGCAAAATAA
- a CDS encoding putative quorum-sensing-regulated virulence factor: MHAIILDTETHTLNGLPIEIAYAPIEISEGKLSLDKQQMFDQLYSVNEPISYAAMAVHHILESDLLDQPDYHSFELPENTSYIIGHNVDYDIRAIEKCGVNTSHIKAICTLALARRVWPEADAHNISALIYMISKGSPKARELLKGAHRADADIMLTANILMHIIYHLNIQTIEQLYLASEDARIPRTLNFGKYKGYAISELPDDYVRWLLRQEDLDVYLRKALENNLN; this comes from the coding sequence ATGCACGCAATTATTCTCGATACTGAAACCCATACCTTGAATGGCCTTCCTATTGAGATTGCTTATGCACCGATTGAAATCAGCGAAGGTAAATTAAGCCTCGACAAACAGCAAATGTTTGATCAACTTTATAGTGTGAATGAGCCGATTTCTTATGCGGCTATGGCCGTCCATCATATTTTAGAGTCGGATTTGCTCGATCAACCGGATTATCACAGCTTCGAATTACCGGAAAACACCAGTTATATTATTGGCCACAATGTTGATTATGATATTCGAGCGATTGAAAAATGTGGTGTAAATACCTCCCACATTAAAGCGATTTGTACGCTTGCACTGGCTCGTCGAGTGTGGCCTGAGGCGGATGCACATAATATCTCGGCATTGATTTATATGATCAGTAAAGGGAGTCCCAAAGCGCGTGAATTATTAAAAGGGGCGCATCGTGCTGATGCCGATATCATGCTGACCGCTAATATTTTGATGCATATTATTTACCATTTAAATATTCAAACCATTGAACAGCTTTATTTAGCTTCGGAAGATGCCCGTATTCCGCGCACGCTGAACTTTGGTAAATATAAAGGTTATGCAATCAGTGAATTGCCGGATGATTATGTGCGCTGGTTATTACGTCAGGAGGATCTTGATGTTTATTTGCGCAAAGCTTTAGAAAATAATCTGAATTAA
- the ahpF gene encoding alkyl hydroperoxide reductase subunit F, with the protein MLDQNTTAQLKTLLQRLQGPIELVASLDDSDKAVKIKELVEEIAVLSDKVTARFDGQNSRRPSFGIGKAGEQPRVNFAGLPMGHEFTSLILALLQVSGYAPKVSDEVLAQIKGLNLKADFDVFVSLSCHNCPDVVQALNLIAIYNPGTTATMIDGAFFQEEVEERKIMAVPMVFQDNQHIGQGRMTLEEIIAKLDSNSAAKDAEKLNAKAAFDVLVIGGGPAGNTAAIYAARKGIKTGIVAERLGGQVMDTMDIENFTSVQKTQGPKFAAAMEEHVREYGVDIMSLQRVKHLVGADKTANGLVQVELENGAKLESKTVILSTGARWREMNVPGEAEYRTRGVAYCPHCDGPLFKGKRVAVIGGGNSGVEAAIDLAGIVEHVTLLEFSDTLRADQVLQDKLNSLPNTSVIKSALTTEVVGDGSQVTALRYQDRTTGTEHEIALAGIFVQIGLLPNTDFLKEVVELNSRGEIVINERNETNVKGVFAAGDCTTVPYKQIIIATGEGAKASLSAFDYIIRSGQ; encoded by the coding sequence ATGTTAGATCAGAACACTACAGCACAACTGAAAACTTTATTACAACGTTTACAAGGCCCAATCGAACTGGTGGCTTCTCTCGATGACTCCGACAAAGCTGTCAAAATCAAAGAACTGGTGGAAGAAATTGCCGTATTGTCTGACAAAGTCACTGCTCGCTTTGACGGTCAAAACAGCCGTCGTCCAAGTTTTGGGATTGGCAAGGCTGGTGAACAGCCGCGGGTGAACTTTGCCGGTTTGCCGATGGGACATGAGTTCACCTCATTGATTCTCGCCTTGTTGCAAGTTTCCGGTTATGCGCCAAAAGTGTCTGACGAAGTTCTAGCTCAGATTAAAGGGCTGAACCTAAAAGCTGACTTTGATGTATTTGTGTCGCTTAGCTGTCATAACTGTCCGGACGTGGTGCAGGCATTAAACCTGATCGCCATTTACAACCCGGGTACCACAGCGACTATGATTGATGGAGCCTTTTTCCAAGAGGAAGTTGAAGAACGCAAAATCATGGCGGTTCCCATGGTATTCCAGGACAACCAGCATATCGGTCAAGGCCGTATGACATTGGAAGAAATCATTGCCAAACTGGACAGCAATTCAGCCGCAAAAGATGCAGAAAAACTCAATGCCAAAGCGGCCTTTGATGTGTTGGTCATCGGTGGTGGTCCTGCGGGTAATACTGCTGCCATCTATGCCGCACGTAAAGGCATCAAAACCGGCATTGTGGCGGAGCGTTTGGGTGGTCAGGTCATGGACACCATGGATATTGAAAACTTCACTTCCGTACAGAAAACCCAGGGACCTAAATTTGCTGCGGCGATGGAAGAACACGTTCGTGAATATGGTGTGGACATCATGAGTCTGCAAAGAGTGAAACATTTGGTCGGTGCAGACAAAACCGCGAATGGTCTGGTGCAAGTGGAGCTGGAAAATGGTGCAAAACTTGAATCGAAAACCGTTATTCTCTCAACCGGTGCGCGCTGGAGAGAAATGAATGTTCCGGGTGAAGCGGAATACCGTACTCGTGGTGTGGCTTACTGTCCACACTGTGATGGTCCACTGTTTAAAGGCAAACGTGTTGCAGTGATTGGTGGGGGGAATTCAGGCGTAGAAGCGGCAATTGATTTGGCCGGGATTGTAGAACATGTCACCCTGCTCGAATTCTCGGATACTTTGCGTGCCGATCAGGTATTACAGGACAAATTAAACAGCTTGCCAAATACCAGCGTAATCAAATCAGCCTTGACCACGGAAGTCGTCGGTGATGGCAGCCAGGTGACGGCACTCCGTTATCAGGATCGTACGACGGGTACAGAACATGAAATAGCCTTGGCCGGGATTTTCGTTCAGATCGGTCTGTTACCAAACACCGACTTCCTGAAAGAGGTGGTGGAACTGAACAGCCGTGGTGAGATTGTGATTAATGAACGCAATGAAACCAATGTAAAAGGGGTGTTTGCTGCAGGTGACTGCACGACAGTGCCATACAAACAGATCATCATTGCTACGGGTGAAGGTGCGAAGGCTTCTCTCTCTGCCTTTGATTACATTATTCGTAGCGGGCAATAA
- the rnk gene encoding nucleoside diphosphate kinase regulator has product MVKPSIIVSQQDLARLQTMLESQSKLTPTVIHLEDELARAEVMKPQDMPKNVVTMNAKVLINIAPSAESTEIHLVYPHDFRGEKGQVNILAPVGAAILGLSEGQEIEWPQPDGHLMQIKVIRVLYQPEREGDYL; this is encoded by the coding sequence ATGGTCAAACCTTCGATTATTGTGTCCCAGCAGGATCTGGCACGTCTACAAACAATGCTGGAATCACAGTCCAAACTCACCCCGACGGTCATTCATTTAGAAGATGAGTTGGCGCGAGCTGAAGTGATGAAACCACAAGACATGCCAAAAAATGTGGTTACGATGAATGCCAAAGTGTTAATCAATATTGCACCTTCCGCTGAATCTACAGAAATTCATCTGGTTTACCCGCATGATTTTCGTGGTGAAAAAGGACAGGTGAATATTCTGGCTCCAGTGGGTGCTGCGATTTTAGGTTTGAGCGAAGGGCAGGAAATTGAATGGCCACAACCGGATGGTCATCTCATGCAGATTAAAGTGATTCGGGTTTTATATCAGCCTGAACGAGAAGGTGATTATCTGTAA
- a CDS encoding YfhL family 4Fe-4S dicluster ferredoxin, with protein sequence MALLITDACINCDMCLPECPNTAIFEGSKVYEIDPARCTECVGFYDEPTCMAVCPIDCIIKDPEHVENQEQLMEKFNSLNLFAK encoded by the coding sequence ATGGCCTTATTGATTACGGATGCCTGTATCAACTGTGACATGTGCCTGCCAGAATGTCCGAACACGGCCATTTTTGAAGGCTCGAAAGTCTATGAAATTGATCCGGCACGCTGTACCGAATGTGTGGGTTTCTACGATGAACCGACCTGTATGGCAGTCTGTCCAATCGATTGCATCATTAAAGACCCTGAACATGTCGAGAATCAGGAACAGTTAATGGAAAAATTTAACAGCCTCAACTTATTCGCTAAATAA